The following proteins are encoded in a genomic region of Lentisphaerota bacterium:
- a CDS encoding glycosyltransferase gives MSESMSRARKHKKTGISDDWSAARACLGPDGRLSVVMPAYNLGPSIAANSDRVRTLLDGRIPFEIVVVDDGSRDNTANELRAAAERHPDIVRPVLLAANAGKGAALRAGLAACSGTHVLLLDGDLDLSPERIPTFFAVMQAERADIVIGSKRHPQSQIDYPWHRRLASRVYYTLVRILVGLPVTDTQTGMKLFRREAIAWAFERMLCKSFAFDLEMLAICHAKGYRVAEAPIRMEFGNKVGCLSFSTVKHVMVDTLAIFYRLRVLRYYPSVEVHPLPDPLPLVSIIIACPAPSPYLDECLAGIARQTYARIETLVLPDLSAQLNAAPAAGLRVIPTGHIRPSEKRNRGIREACGSLVAFLDDDTIPYPDWLAHAVPYFSDSGVAAAGGPGVTPPRDPWMAQLGGEVYANRLVSGTCVYRYRPGRVRTVDDLPSCNLIARADVVRELGGFNTAYWPGEDTILCSDIVHRLGRRIVYDPWASVAHHRRALFGPHLRQVGRYALHRGFFAKRFPITSRRPAYMLPSLFVLGLVLGAPLAGVHPWLARAYLCGVGAYLVITGLAAIRRCPLDWLIVWLGIIATHLVYGVRFLQGLLSSRMPCERQRFDHPSENTTSDAERSRSVTPS, from the coding sequence ATGTCTGAATCGATGAGCAGAGCGCGCAAACACAAAAAAACGGGGATTTCGGACGACTGGTCGGCCGCGCGGGCCTGTCTCGGCCCGGACGGCCGGTTGAGCGTGGTCATGCCGGCCTACAACCTCGGCCCCTCGATCGCGGCCAACAGCGACCGCGTCCGCACGCTGCTCGACGGCCGCATCCCGTTTGAGATCGTCGTGGTGGACGACGGCAGTCGCGACAACACGGCGAATGAGTTGCGGGCTGCGGCCGAGCGTCATCCGGATATCGTGCGCCCCGTGCTGCTGGCGGCCAACGCCGGCAAGGGCGCGGCGCTGCGCGCTGGCCTCGCGGCCTGTTCCGGAACCCACGTGCTGCTGCTCGACGGCGACCTCGACCTCTCCCCCGAGCGGATACCGACCTTTTTTGCCGTGATGCAGGCCGAGCGCGCCGACATCGTGATCGGCTCCAAACGCCATCCGCAATCCCAGATTGACTACCCGTGGCATCGCCGACTCGCGAGCCGGGTCTACTACACCCTCGTCCGCATCCTCGTCGGCCTGCCGGTGACCGACACCCAGACGGGCATGAAGCTGTTCCGCCGCGAGGCCATTGCCTGGGCCTTCGAGCGGATGCTCTGCAAGAGTTTCGCCTTTGACCTGGAGATGCTGGCGATCTGCCATGCCAAGGGATACCGCGTCGCCGAGGCCCCGATCCGCATGGAATTCGGCAACAAGGTTGGCTGCCTGAGCTTCTCGACCGTCAAGCACGTCATGGTGGACACACTGGCCATCTTTTACCGTCTTCGCGTCCTCCGCTACTATCCGAGCGTCGAGGTCCATCCCCTGCCCGATCCCCTGCCGCTGGTGTCGATCATCATCGCCTGCCCCGCCCCCTCGCCCTATCTCGACGAATGCCTCGCGGGCATCGCCCGGCAAACGTATGCTCGGATCGAGACCCTGGTGCTCCCCGACCTCTCCGCGCAACTTAACGCCGCGCCCGCCGCCGGTTTGCGCGTCATCCCGACCGGCCACATCCGCCCATCGGAGAAGCGCAACCGGGGCATCCGCGAGGCCTGCGGTTCTCTCGTCGCTTTTCTGGATGACGACACGATCCCCTACCCCGACTGGCTGGCGCACGCGGTCCCCTATTTCTCCGACAGCGGCGTGGCTGCGGCCGGCGGTCCGGGCGTCACGCCGCCGCGCGACCCCTGGATGGCGCAACTGGGGGGCGAAGTCTATGCCAACCGGCTGGTTTCCGGAACCTGCGTGTATCGGTACCGGCCGGGACGGGTGCGCACGGTAGACGATCTGCCGAGTTGCAATCTCATTGCTCGCGCCGACGTGGTGCGCGAGTTGGGCGGATTCAACACCGCGTACTGGCCGGGTGAGGACACGATCCTCTGTTCCGACATCGTCCACCGGCTCGGGCGGCGTATCGTGTACGACCCGTGGGCTTCGGTCGCCCACCACCGGCGCGCGCTCTTCGGGCCCCACCTGCGGCAGGTCGGGCGCTACGCCCTGCACCGCGGCTTCTTCGCCAAGCGCTTCCCCATCACGTCGCGCCGCCCGGCCTACATGCTGCCGTCGCTCTTTGTGCTCGGCCTCGTGCTGGGTGCGCCCCTGGCCGGGGTCCATCCGTGGCTGGCGCGCGCCTACCTGTGCGGCGTGGGTGCCTACCTGGTGATCACCGGACTGGCCGCCATACGCAGGTGCCCCCTCGATTGGCTCATCGTCTGGCTCGGCATCATCGCGACGCATCTCGTCTATGGCGTTCGCTTCCTTCAAGGCCTGCTCTCCAGCCGAATGCCCTGCGAGCGCCAGCGGTTCGACCATCCCTCAGAGAACACGACTTCTGACGCGGAGAGGTCCAGGTCTGTGACGCCCTCATGA
- a CDS encoding MBOAT family protein: protein MVFSSLTFLFFYLPVVLILYHLLFLQVSRHSSRAPLFLRLSNLLLLCVSILFYFWGEGWLVWILLTSTLIDYVCGLLISGAWRTGRVEPLAAGGLRSRAQRLTLIASLTANLLFLGFFKYFNFGLDTVNHLVPEAWRLTDALRVTLPLGISFYTFQSMSYTIDVYRGHVKATRNLIDFACYVALFPQLVAGPIVRYADIAQQLVHRTLSAPVFASGVNRFVLGLAKKVLIANTVARAADAVMALPADQVTTPQAWVATLCYSIQIYYDFSGYSDMAIGLGRMFGFQFLENFNYPYVSRSIQEFWRRWHISLSTWFRDYLYIPLGGNRKSESRTYLNLIAVFFLCGLWHGANWSYVAWGLFHGFFLVVERLGLARLINRLPRPLQHGYALLVIMAGWVLFYTESFSRAVVLITSMAGFAPTAKSSLMLQDWWSGDVLAALVFGIVFSAPVLPRARLWCQRLFMRNPAGAAAYTLVNAAAVAFLFLFSAMSLAAGTHNPFIYFRF from the coding sequence ATGGTTTTTAGTTCACTCACTTTTCTCTTTTTCTACCTTCCCGTCGTCCTGATTCTTTACCACCTGCTCTTTCTGCAGGTTTCCCGCCACAGCTCGCGCGCGCCGCTGTTCCTCCGTCTGTCCAATCTTCTTCTGCTGTGCGTCAGCATCCTGTTCTACTTCTGGGGCGAAGGCTGGCTCGTGTGGATACTCCTCACCTCAACGCTGATTGACTACGTGTGCGGCCTGCTGATTTCCGGCGCATGGCGCACCGGACGTGTGGAGCCATTGGCGGCGGGAGGACTGCGGTCCCGCGCGCAACGCCTGACGCTGATCGCATCCCTGACGGCCAATCTGCTTTTTCTCGGTTTCTTTAAGTATTTCAACTTCGGCTTGGATACCGTGAACCATCTGGTTCCAGAGGCCTGGCGTCTGACGGATGCCCTGCGGGTGACGCTTCCCCTCGGCATCAGTTTCTATACGTTCCAATCGATGAGTTACACGATTGACGTGTATCGCGGCCATGTGAAAGCCACCCGCAATCTCATTGACTTCGCCTGCTATGTGGCGTTGTTCCCGCAGCTCGTGGCCGGGCCGATTGTCCGCTACGCCGATATCGCCCAGCAATTGGTGCATCGGACCCTGTCCGCGCCGGTGTTCGCTTCCGGCGTCAACCGGTTTGTTCTGGGGCTGGCCAAGAAGGTGTTGATTGCCAACACCGTTGCCCGCGCGGCAGACGCCGTGATGGCGTTGCCCGCCGATCAGGTCACCACTCCGCAGGCCTGGGTCGCGACCCTCTGTTACAGCATTCAGATCTATTATGACTTCTCGGGCTACAGCGACATGGCGATCGGACTGGGACGCATGTTCGGATTCCAGTTTTTGGAAAATTTCAATTATCCCTACGTCTCCCGATCCATCCAAGAGTTTTGGCGGCGGTGGCACATCTCCCTGTCGACCTGGTTCCGGGATTACCTGTACATTCCTCTGGGCGGCAACAGAAAAAGCGAAAGCCGCACGTATCTCAACCTGATTGCCGTCTTCTTCCTGTGCGGGCTCTGGCATGGCGCCAACTGGTCGTATGTGGCCTGGGGCCTCTTCCATGGATTCTTCCTCGTGGTGGAGCGTCTCGGCCTGGCCCGCCTGATCAATCGATTACCGCGTCCCCTGCAACACGGGTATGCCTTGCTGGTGATCATGGCCGGCTGGGTTCTTTTTTACACCGAATCCTTCTCGCGAGCCGTCGTGCTGATCACGTCGATGGCGGGGTTTGCGCCGACTGCGAAAAGCTCGCTCATGCTGCAGGACTGGTGGTCCGGTGACGTCCTGGCGGCCCTCGTGTTCGGCATTGTGTTTTCCGCGCCAGTCCTGCCGCGCGCCCGGCTGTGGTGTCAGCGGCTATTCATGCGCAACCCGGCCGGCGCGGCCGCCTATACGCTGGTCAACGCCGCGGCCGTGGCGTTTTTGTTCCTCTTCAGTGCCATGTCGCTAGCGGCCGGGACGCACAACCCCTTTATCTATTTCCGGTTCTAG
- the asnB gene encoding asparagine synthase (glutamine-hydrolyzing), whose product MCGFLQVIHRNKPVNRDRFRHALASMRHRGPDQSGELFVERETCAHEGQKQTVYFAFGHQRLSILDVSEKSRQPFVIGPDVLLFNGEIYNFKELNEALIARGHVIETHGDTETLFKSVLAQEDQALKHFNGMWAFSLYQADRFRLFLSRDRYGKKPLFYYRDTDTFCVSSTLYAIQSYLHRPLVFNRDTVARYLVHGTLYPSGCAETHYQGISQILPGHWGVFDLNSWTIRQERYFNFYDSELAGQINDDPEQLVEDLKDSVRKRLISDRPVGLLLSGGIDSTLILSTLYTLGLHEHCRVYMGDTGKSEDYAYAKRCADQLGVRAETVLLDYDSNTFDRFLTICRHQEKPFSMNGSTMAMPQMYEVIAAQGVPVVLDGTGGDELFGGYWQRQFPFAVREAVRQGDWTWIWNQLLCKDDEHIVRTHLLRSFLPAAWLEATQSAGNKLKALAYPCLKVELRQILGSSTADPLDNLSFSFTEAMCADLAPGGRLGEWLWHNDRNSMMSSVEGRSPLLDYRLNRYAYSGYRRKFRSAWNKYELRQAFDSLAPLPSQWRQQKQGFRWDGKRFLYNNQSRILELLRANTCLTDLVDMPKLVSYAHRYPKLLRSSFLKKALVISGVEAALGGV is encoded by the coding sequence ATGTGCGGTTTTCTTCAGGTGATTCACAGGAACAAGCCGGTGAACCGGGATCGCTTTCGTCATGCGCTGGCGTCGATGCGTCATCGCGGCCCCGACCAAAGCGGCGAGCTTTTTGTTGAACGCGAAACGTGTGCACACGAGGGCCAAAAGCAGACGGTTTATTTTGCGTTCGGCCATCAGCGGCTGTCCATTCTGGATGTGTCGGAGAAATCCAGACAACCGTTTGTCATCGGCCCGGACGTGTTGTTGTTCAACGGAGAAATCTATAATTTTAAAGAGTTGAACGAAGCCCTGATAGCACGGGGACACGTGATCGAGACCCACGGGGACACAGAGACGCTTTTCAAGAGCGTCCTCGCCCAGGAGGACCAGGCCCTCAAACACTTCAACGGCATGTGGGCTTTTTCGCTGTATCAGGCGGATCGATTCCGTCTGTTTCTGTCACGCGACCGCTATGGAAAAAAGCCGCTTTTTTATTATCGGGATACCGATACGTTCTGCGTGTCATCCACCCTCTATGCGATCCAATCCTATCTCCATCGTCCACTCGTCTTTAACCGGGACACGGTGGCGCGCTACCTGGTTCATGGAACGCTGTATCCATCCGGATGCGCCGAGACCCATTATCAGGGGATTTCGCAGATTTTGCCCGGACACTGGGGCGTTTTTGACCTCAACTCCTGGACAATCCGGCAGGAGCGGTATTTCAATTTTTATGATTCCGAACTGGCAGGTCAGATCAACGACGATCCGGAACAGCTTGTGGAGGACCTCAAGGACAGCGTTCGAAAAAGGCTTATTTCGGATCGTCCGGTCGGCTTGTTGCTTTCGGGAGGCATTGACAGCACGCTGATCCTATCCACGCTCTATACGCTCGGGCTGCATGAGCACTGCCGGGTGTACATGGGCGACACCGGGAAATCGGAGGACTATGCGTATGCCAAGCGGTGCGCCGATCAACTGGGTGTCCGCGCCGAAACCGTCTTGCTCGACTATGACTCGAACACCTTTGATCGCTTTCTCACGATCTGCCGGCATCAGGAGAAGCCGTTCTCGATGAATGGCAGCACGATGGCGATGCCGCAAATGTATGAGGTGATCGCCGCGCAAGGCGTGCCGGTCGTGCTGGATGGCACGGGCGGGGACGAGCTATTCGGCGGCTATTGGCAGCGCCAGTTTCCGTTTGCGGTGCGCGAGGCCGTCAGACAGGGCGACTGGACGTGGATCTGGAATCAGCTGTTGTGCAAGGACGATGAGCACATCGTCCGCACCCATCTGTTGCGTTCCTTTCTGCCCGCTGCCTGGCTTGAAGCGACGCAGTCGGCGGGCAACAAACTGAAGGCTCTGGCCTATCCCTGCTTGAAGGTTGAGCTGCGTCAGATCCTCGGATCATCCACCGCCGACCCGCTCGACAATCTCTCGTTCTCTTTCACAGAGGCGATGTGCGCCGATCTCGCGCCCGGCGGCCGACTGGGTGAATGGCTGTGGCATAACGACCGCAACTCCATGATGTCCAGCGTGGAAGGGCGCAGCCCCCTGTTGGATTACCGGCTCAATCGCTATGCCTACAGCGGGTATCGCCGGAAGTTCCGTTCCGCCTGGAACAAATATGAATTGCGCCAGGCCTTTGACTCGCTCGCGCCGCTGCCGTCACAATGGCGGCAGCAAAAGCAGGGTTTCCGCTGGGACGGCAAACGATTCCTGTACAACAATCAGTCTCGCATTCTGGAATTGCTTCGCGCCAACACGTGCCTGACGGATCTTGTCGACATGCCGAAGCTGGTGTCTTATGCCCATAGATATCCCAAATTGCTGCGTTCGTCATTCTTGAAAAAGGCGCTGGTCATTTCGGGCGTTGAGGCCGCACTGGGGGGCGTTTGA
- a CDS encoding SGNH/GDSL hydrolase family protein: protein MESVLSLGDCNTCGIAPCEGNAYPERFAQLLGGVVRNCGYTMSTMREASYFFRDFYTHDTTIVTLQYGLVDSWETFAYAPYVLYYPDNLVRKLCRKVVKRYKKLCRQTGLNTWLGSAPLVPVEEYARRLTQIIEACRPDTRILLIETVPNRNESRNPAIRRYNDALRNVAAAHPRCQALDTYDWFATHRDTLYLDDTHINAQGHEWISRGLLDLCSNAEGAA from the coding sequence ATGGAATCCGTTCTCAGTTTGGGCGATTGCAACACCTGCGGCATCGCTCCGTGCGAAGGGAATGCCTATCCGGAGCGGTTCGCGCAGCTTCTTGGCGGAGTCGTGCGCAACTGTGGCTACACCATGTCCACCATGCGGGAGGCCTCCTATTTCTTCCGTGATTTCTACACGCATGACACGACCATCGTGACTCTCCAATACGGACTTGTGGATTCCTGGGAAACCTTTGCCTACGCCCCCTATGTCCTGTACTATCCCGACAATCTGGTCCGCAAACTCTGTCGAAAAGTTGTCAAACGCTATAAGAAGCTCTGTCGTCAGACGGGCCTGAACACCTGGCTGGGTAGCGCGCCGCTCGTGCCGGTGGAGGAGTATGCGCGCAGGCTGACCCAGATCATCGAAGCCTGCCGGCCCGACACCCGAATCCTGCTCATTGAAACCGTGCCGAACCGGAATGAATCGCGCAATCCCGCCATCCGACGTTATAACGACGCCCTGCGGAACGTTGCGGCAGCGCATCCCCGCTGCCAGGCGCTCGACACCTACGATTGGTTTGCCACCCATCGCGACACGCTGTATCTGGACGACACGCACATCAACGCGCAGGGGCATGAATGGATCTCCCGCGGGCTTCTTGACCTCTGCTCAAACGCGGAGGGTGCCGCATGA
- a CDS encoding polysaccharide pyruvyl transferase family protein: protein MRIAYFVNSFNAINWGGQATSTGLKRLAAQNYPHAEFVPLDVPKLPYKHLAPIRSLFEHHLARAILADDAAGVARNLRRLNIPLTLFQGFDTVCFNGEGAIHAKSGHLIRLMGMLWYFKHAGCFVSALNQTVDLGRQSLAREVVAHVYRTLDYVSAREPVSFRELVGLGVRAQLVPDAVYALPRLSESEIEPLTAGLNLPPHFIGVTGSSALSKSSTRTMDRLLTCIRAHYAMPIVFLANAKTDIALAKALRRKHPFLIIQPPVRYEQAMAVVAKAHLIVGGRQHPNIFAAMHRVPFVPFRGNTHKMEGVLELLGYPLQALPWSSDARAIEAAFQTVDRLYDTLRAIEAPRVTTLVLSQKSEDVK from the coding sequence ATGCGCATAGCCTATTTTGTCAACTCGTTCAATGCGATCAACTGGGGCGGACAGGCGACCTCCACCGGTCTGAAGCGGCTGGCGGCGCAGAATTATCCGCATGCGGAGTTCGTTCCACTGGACGTGCCCAAGCTGCCCTACAAGCATCTCGCGCCCATTCGGTCTCTTTTCGAGCATCACCTGGCCCGAGCGATTCTGGCGGATGATGCGGCTGGTGTCGCGCGCAATCTGCGGCGCCTGAACATCCCGCTCACGCTTTTTCAGGGTTTTGACACCGTCTGTTTTAATGGCGAGGGAGCCATTCATGCGAAGTCCGGCCATTTGATTCGCCTCATGGGCATGCTGTGGTATTTCAAGCACGCGGGGTGCTTTGTCAGCGCGTTGAATCAAACGGTGGACCTGGGCCGGCAGTCGCTGGCCCGGGAGGTGGTTGCACACGTCTATCGCACGCTCGATTACGTCAGCGCCCGCGAGCCCGTCTCCTTCCGGGAACTGGTCGGCCTCGGGGTCCGCGCGCAGCTCGTTCCGGATGCGGTGTATGCGCTCCCCCGGCTCTCGGAGTCGGAGATCGAACCGCTCACGGCCGGTTTGAATCTTCCGCCTCATTTCATCGGCGTGACCGGGTCATCGGCATTGAGCAAGTCATCCACGCGCACGATGGATCGCCTGCTGACGTGCATTCGCGCCCACTACGCGATGCCCATCGTGTTCCTGGCAAACGCGAAGACCGACATCGCCCTGGCGAAAGCGCTGAGGCGGAAGCATCCCTTTCTCATCATCCAGCCGCCGGTCCGGTATGAACAGGCCATGGCGGTCGTCGCCAAGGCGCATCTGATCGTCGGCGGCAGGCAGCATCCGAACATTTTTGCGGCGATGCATCGCGTGCCGTTTGTCCCGTTTCGAGGCAACACGCATAAAATGGAGGGGGTCTTGGAGTTGCTCGGCTATCCGCTTCAAGCCCTGCCGTGGAGCAGCGATGCGCGCGCCATCGAAGCCGCTTTTCAAACTGTTGACCGCCTCTACGACACCCTTCGCGCGATTGAGGCGCCCCGTGTCACGACGCTTGTTCTGAGTCAGAAAAGTGAGGACGTGAAATGA
- a CDS encoding glycosyltransferase, with product MHSCHIIASAAAGGMENHLIALCNGLCRNQTVTVVAADWFLDKFHPDVRVIPFNGLLSSRYNPLTLIRLRRLIKQIAPDLIHAHGSKAATLIAVPRLFDAFVRVTTVHGLKRRTSFLRAFDRVIAVSRTVANALAGLPVDVVMNGVPLSDDPPAPGPANQPPLVIAIGRLVPVKGFDVLLRAWVEVPSARLLIVGEGPERTALESLSRQLGVSSRVTFAGFRADVQSLLRTADLMVIASRREGLPLVLIEALHARRPVVSTAVGGMLGFLPPETLVPSENPAALAATLNTALADLPAYGTSFEALWAFARRELTDDAMVARTEAVYRSVLAARCV from the coding sequence ATGCATAGTTGCCATATTATCGCGAGCGCGGCAGCGGGCGGCATGGAAAACCACCTGATTGCCCTCTGCAACGGGCTGTGTCGGAACCAGACCGTCACCGTGGTGGCGGCCGACTGGTTTCTGGATAAGTTTCATCCAGACGTGCGCGTTATCCCCTTCAACGGGCTGTTGTCCAGTCGGTATAATCCGCTGACCCTGATACGGCTGCGGCGGTTGATCAAACAGATCGCCCCCGACCTCATTCATGCGCACGGCAGCAAAGCGGCGACCTTGATCGCCGTCCCCCGTTTGTTTGACGCGTTCGTACGCGTGACCACGGTGCATGGGCTGAAACGGCGAACCTCCTTCCTGCGGGCGTTTGACCGCGTGATTGCCGTGAGCCGGACGGTCGCCAACGCCCTCGCCGGACTTCCGGTTGATGTGGTCATGAACGGCGTGCCGCTGTCGGATGATCCTCCAGCCCCTGGGCCTGCCAACCAGCCTCCGCTCGTCATTGCGATTGGCCGTCTCGTTCCAGTCAAGGGTTTTGATGTGCTGCTGCGCGCGTGGGTTGAGGTCCCGTCCGCGCGATTGCTGATTGTCGGCGAGGGGCCCGAGCGCACCGCACTCGAATCGCTGTCCCGCCAGCTGGGCGTGTCTTCCCGCGTGACGTTTGCCGGATTTCGTGCGGACGTCCAGTCGCTGCTCCGGACGGCTGATTTGATGGTCATCGCCTCGCGGCGCGAAGGGCTGCCGCTGGTGCTGATCGAAGCGCTGCATGCGCGGCGTCCAGTCGTTTCGACGGCCGTGGGCGGGATGCTGGGTTTTCTACCGCCGGAGACGCTGGTGCCGTCCGAAAATCCAGCGGCTCTAGCCGCCACACTCAACACCGCGCTCGCCGATCTGCCCGCATACGGAACGTCTTTTGAAGCGCTCTGGGCGTTTGCCCGCCGCGAGTTGACCGACGACGCCATGGTCGCGCGCACCGAGGCCGTCTATCGATCGGTCCTGGCCGCGCGTTGCGTCTAG
- a CDS encoding Txe/YoeB family addiction module toxin: MVNWTLVFTKQAQKDAKKLRASGLKPQAERLLAVLEKDPFQNPPPYEKLVGDLSGAYSRRVNIQHRLVYQVLADVKTVKVIRLWSHYE, from the coding sequence ATGGTGAACTGGACGCTTGTCTTTACCAAGCAAGCCCAGAAAGATGCAAAGAAACTTCGGGCTTCGGGTTTGAAACCACAGGCAGAACGGCTTCTCGCGGTTCTTGAGAAAGACCCGTTTCAGAATCCGCCTCCCTATGAGAAACTCGTCGGCGATCTGTCCGGCGCGTATTCTAGGCGCGTGAATATCCAACATCGGCTTGTCTATCAGGTTTTGGCTGACGTTAAGACCGTCAAGGTCATCCGGCTCTGGTCACATTATGAATGA
- a CDS encoding type II toxin-antitoxin system Phd/YefM family antitoxin has product MTTLTATEARKSLYGLLDDVADSHRIVQITGKRSSAVLVSHDDWQAIQETLFLTSIPGMRKSIQSGMRTPVSKCDKELKW; this is encoded by the coding sequence ATGACAACACTTACGGCCACAGAGGCTCGAAAATCCTTGTATGGCCTTTTGGATGACGTGGCGGATTCCCACAGGATCGTCCAGATCACGGGCAAGAGGAGCTCCGCTGTCCTTGTTTCCCATGACGACTGGCAGGCCATCCAAGAGACTTTGTTTCTCACATCGATTCCCGGAATGAGAAAATCCATTCAGTCCGGGATGAGGACTCCAGTCAGCAAATGCGACAAGGAGTTGAAATGGTGA